A region of the Lycium barbarum isolate Lr01 chromosome 1, ASM1917538v2, whole genome shotgun sequence genome:
GTTAAACTATAATTTTTGTACAGTGGACTGCATGGAGAATTTAAAGTGTAGTAAGCAGATATCATGCAACTCTCTCTATTTTACCTTTTTTTCCGCCTGTCTTCTACTAAGTTGCAGGAGTAGTATTTTATTTATCTGGAGAAGATGATCTAGTATTACCGCCTCCTTATCATTTATTCTTATCAGGGATAACATCAAATTCAGAATTTAGAATCACTGAGTTAGACTAGCTGTGATTAATTTATATAGTACAATTTTTttatacgtatacataatttGAGCCAAAAGCGGCTGATCACCCCCATCAATCTACCTCTACTTGGGAAGAATCAACCTCTCATAGAGTTGATCTTCCTCTATCTTTTTGTTATAGTAATTTGTGGCGGATCTAGAGTAGAATCTACATGTTTATGGAAATTCAGCAGCTTGTGAATTTAGTTATTATAGTTACTATATATATTAACTTATGATTGTTATAGAAACTCATAAACTTTAAAATATAAACGATGCGCGCTTGTCACTATTAGCTATTGCATGTGTCAGTGTAATTAACCCAAGAACTTATAAACTTGTTTATTAATTTCCTTTTACATGCACTTAATTCATCGGCTTGTCTCGTAATTATAACGTAGAATAACTTTATGTCTTCAGAAAAACATCATGGGCAGAAGCTGGCAGAATATGGAAGGCAGCCATATATAACACCTTCACCACCAGCATCGTCTCCACCACACAATCAGGAAATAGTAGGGAGGCCCCATCATTTACTACCTCCCGCTCCTAAGCATGATCCGACAATCGGTCAACTCACAAGCACCACCCAAGGACTTAAACCTCACAAAAATGAGTTATATAGCAGTGAGCTCTTGATGACAACAAGTCATGATGAGGTGCTAATTTTGCTTCCAAGTTATTCATCAGAGATAGTTGGTGGGAGGCATGATCCTATACCCGTTGGGAGGCATGATCATGAACATCCACCATCACCAAAACCAGCAGATGAAGAGGGTCAGATAATTATCACAACTTCCTCTAATTCATGTCATGATGGAAATGGAATTGGAAGAGAGAAACAAAAACCACCTCCAACTCCAAAGCCATCTCATAACGACGGTCAGACAATTATCTCTAGTACTAATactcatgatgatgatgatgatcaccACAGTAACTATGGAAGGGAGGAACAGATACGGCCACCTCCCACTCCAAGGCCATCTGATGAGCACCATCAGACTATTATCTCTAGTACTAGTACTactcatgatgatgatgatcaccATAGTAATTATGGAAGGGAGGGAAGTACACCTCCTTCCCCTCATCATGATTCACCCATCAATCAACTCTCAAGCAACTATGGTGCAGCCCAACACTTACATCTTCAGGCTTCCTATTAATTAAGCTTCCTCTACATCGGAACTTTATTAAGTTGAGTACTAAGTAGTTTAGTAGTTGTTTTTTTTTAAGGCAGTATATGTATAATATAACCTGGTTTTGGTTCACTTGATGAGTTAGCTAGCTCTCAAGAATATTGTGTAATAGATAATTAAGTTGTAACTTAGTGTTATCCTACCCTGCAGGCTGCATTTTCTATATATAGTCTTGT
Encoded here:
- the LOC132599082 gene encoding uncharacterized protein LOC132599082; the protein is MNKMILSIRANSFLIYFLIFVGAEARTLLEKHHGQKLAEYGRQPYITPSPPASSPPHNQEIVGRPHHLLPPAPKHDPTIGQLTSTTQGLKPHKNELYSSELLMTTSHDEVLILLPSYSSEIVGGRHDPIPVGRHDHEHPPSPKPADEEGQIIITTSSNSCHDGNGIGREKQKPPPTPKPSHNDGQTIISSTNTHDDDDDHHSNYGREEQIRPPPTPRPSDEHHQTIISSTSTTHDDDDHHSNYGREGSTPPSPHHDSPINQLSSNYGAAQHLHLQASY